From a single Novosphingobium sp. 9U genomic region:
- a CDS encoding GntR family transcriptional regulator, whose product MAKDEGSAASRTQMIAAELADEISSGQYAVGARFPSELELRGRFGVGRHTIREALKLLTEQGLVGRRRKTGTFVLATSPVSPYVHSLRDLKGLLDFAETTQLQMTHVGGVSPDSKLLTGFDDIPDGKWLRIAGLRLVRGEGVPLCWAEILVPERFSPARDQLLGSSQAIYEEVLAHNGFRLEYVEQEVTASTLPPGMMQLFDLEGDAAALLVKRRYVAHTGETFEVSHNLYPANRYRIRSIIRQRA is encoded by the coding sequence ATGGCAAAGGACGAAGGCAGCGCTGCGTCGCGCACTCAGATGATCGCAGCCGAACTTGCCGATGAAATTTCGAGCGGACAGTACGCCGTCGGCGCGCGTTTCCCCTCTGAGCTCGAGCTACGAGGCCGGTTCGGGGTCGGGCGTCACACGATCAGGGAAGCCTTGAAGTTGCTGACCGAGCAGGGCCTTGTAGGCCGGCGACGGAAGACCGGCACGTTCGTCTTGGCAACGTCTCCCGTCTCGCCGTACGTCCATAGCCTGCGGGATCTTAAAGGCTTGCTCGACTTCGCCGAGACGACGCAGTTGCAGATGACTCACGTGGGTGGTGTCTCGCCCGATTCAAAATTGCTCACGGGTTTCGATGATATCCCGGACGGGAAGTGGCTTCGCATCGCGGGCCTGCGCCTGGTCAGGGGCGAAGGTGTGCCACTGTGCTGGGCCGAAATCCTGGTGCCAGAGCGTTTCAGCCCGGCGCGCGATCAACTGCTGGGCTCGTCTCAAGCTATCTACGAGGAGGTGTTGGCGCATAACGGATTTCGCTTGGAGTATGTCGAGCAGGAGGTGACCGCGTCGACACTGCCTCCGGGGATGATGCAATTGTTCGACCTTGAGGGTGATGCTGCTGCGCTTCTGGTGAAGCGCCGGTATGTCGCGCATACAGGCGAGACGTTTGAAGTTTCGCACAATCTTTACCCGGCGAATCGCTATCGCATCCGCAGCATAATACGTCAGCGAGCCTGA
- a CDS encoding MmgE/PrpD family protein — protein MLASFTVTQAVNDATRAASALAVLDTLAVISAGYLEDPVACIASTLESSASSGAMPSFLGVRGYRPEDAALVYGTASHALDLDDVSMLAICHPSAPIVAALLAARPWADLTGPALCEAHAIGTEVMIRMGQAVGFRHYELGFHSTATMGVFGATAAIARLLKLDAETTSTAFAIAASLSSGLRLNFGSMIKPIHVGIAAANAIRAVNWARAGVEASHADLLGPDGVLETFSGGTQITWPEAIRLGAPFAVAEPGFEQKRYPCCYMLHKIIALGIEACAAGLRLDDIAQFRIEMPRGGTRPLIHPRPSSGREAMFSASYALLAAIEDGDIGFASFTDDAVSRAEIRARFDDVTVEEVGDRRLTAAEVGDAPVRLALHLNDGSVRHLERHAAPGSPGDPLSPADLRGKWVDCLGRACPTLSGEKRGWLYDDGLDRLQSGQLAPWLSAIWHELNTASDAAPRRLSA, from the coding sequence ATGCTCGCTTCTTTCACCGTCACGCAGGCGGTCAACGATGCGACGCGCGCGGCATCGGCACTGGCGGTTCTCGACACGCTCGCAGTAATTTCCGCAGGCTACCTCGAAGACCCCGTGGCTTGTATCGCCTCGACCCTGGAAAGTTCAGCCAGCTCCGGCGCTATGCCATCGTTCCTCGGCGTTCGCGGGTATCGACCGGAGGACGCGGCGCTGGTTTACGGCACTGCGTCCCACGCGCTGGATCTCGATGATGTCAGCATGCTGGCGATCTGCCATCCCAGCGCGCCCATAGTTGCAGCTCTATTGGCCGCGAGGCCTTGGGCCGACTTGACCGGACCTGCGCTGTGCGAGGCTCATGCGATCGGCACCGAAGTGATGATCCGCATGGGGCAGGCAGTCGGGTTCCGGCACTACGAGCTCGGTTTTCATTCGACTGCGACGATGGGCGTCTTCGGCGCCACCGCGGCAATCGCGCGGCTCCTCAAGCTTGATGCCGAGACAACTTCTACAGCGTTTGCGATCGCGGCCAGCCTGAGTTCCGGCCTACGTCTGAACTTCGGCAGCATGATCAAGCCGATCCACGTCGGCATCGCCGCCGCAAATGCGATCCGCGCAGTCAATTGGGCTAGAGCCGGCGTCGAGGCGTCGCACGCCGACCTGCTTGGCCCTGACGGAGTGCTGGAGACGTTCAGCGGAGGCACGCAAATCACGTGGCCTGAAGCGATAAGGCTCGGAGCACCGTTTGCGGTGGCTGAGCCTGGCTTCGAGCAGAAGCGCTATCCGTGCTGCTACATGCTGCACAAGATCATCGCACTGGGGATCGAGGCGTGCGCCGCAGGCCTGCGTCTCGACGACATCGCGCAGTTCCGCATCGAGATGCCGCGTGGCGGCACTCGCCCGCTCATTCATCCGCGACCGTCGTCAGGCAGAGAAGCGATGTTCAGCGCTTCCTATGCCCTACTCGCCGCCATCGAGGATGGTGACATCGGGTTTGCGAGCTTCACGGACGATGCCGTCAGCCGCGCCGAAATCCGCGCGCGTTTCGACGATGTCACAGTCGAGGAAGTCGGTGATAGGCGGCTGACCGCGGCGGAAGTCGGCGACGCGCCGGTGCGCCTTGCGCTGCATCTGAACGACGGTTCCGTACGACACCTCGAGCGCCACGCTGCGCCGGGCTCGCCCGGAGATCCGCTATCACCCGCCGATCTGCGTGGGAAATGGGTGGACTGCCTCGGGCGTGCCTGCCCGACCCTGTCCGGTGAGAAGCGCGGATGGCTCTACGACGACGGCCTGGACCGGCTCCAGAGTGGTCAACTCGCCCCATGGCTTTCCGCGATCTGGCACGAACTCAACACCGCGAGTGATGCGGCGCCCAGGAGACTATCGGCATGA
- a CDS encoding acetate--CoA ligase family protein, with translation MSVLSDVSAFFTPRSIAVIGASDDPTKIGGRPIRNLLLGGYEGKILPINPRYQTVQGLQAFASIEDVGQPVDLAIVSLPAQAVPDAVAACAASGVKAAIVFSAGFSEASAEGEEAQRRMEASARASGMRLLGPNCMGTINTRAGVLATFTSGIVEAAPQPGRISLASQSGAFGSHCLALMRERGLALNLWATTGNQCDVEVSDFLAYMAADPNTDVVIGSIEGVRDAGRLIEAFEIAQRNKKPMIVMKVGTSDAGAAAMASHTASLAGSDAVFDAVAKRYGVYRATSIDELMDVAYACSRGHLPDSDRLGIVTVSGGVGVLMADAASEVGIALPELPDKTQGDLRALIPFAGTRNPVDVTAQILNDPDLIEPMLSLLLEAGNYGSVIVFLSHLGLNPAIIAKLLPGLKRVSSRFPDRYLSVSLLAHADVRAELEESGYTVFEDPNRAVRAASALARFSASFGEARPESLPLPVPADARAGGRYTEAEGKQMLAAAGIPVTQEEIVTDANAAARAAARIGFPVVLKIVSPDIAHKSDVGGVLLNLADEAAARAGFATIMERVSSASPGSQLDGVLVAAMVPKGLETVLGVVKDPLFGPVVMFGLGGIFVEVLRDVVFRPAPFGVAEAREMISQVRGRAMFEGVRGAPPADTDALADALSKLSLFAAANAETIASVDINPFLVLPRGEGAIAVDAFIETVAAEAAPAETVLV, from the coding sequence ATGAGCGTTCTGTCCGACGTCTCGGCCTTCTTCACGCCGCGCAGCATTGCCGTCATCGGCGCTTCCGACGATCCCACGAAGATCGGCGGCCGCCCTATCCGCAATCTCCTGCTCGGCGGATACGAAGGCAAAATTCTCCCTATCAATCCGCGTTACCAGACCGTTCAGGGATTGCAGGCCTTCGCCTCGATCGAAGACGTTGGCCAGCCAGTTGACTTGGCAATCGTGTCCTTGCCTGCGCAAGCGGTGCCCGATGCGGTCGCCGCCTGTGCGGCGAGCGGAGTGAAAGCTGCGATCGTCTTTTCGGCCGGTTTCTCGGAGGCGAGTGCCGAAGGCGAGGAGGCGCAGCGCCGGATGGAAGCGAGCGCGCGGGCTTCGGGCATGCGGCTACTTGGTCCCAACTGCATGGGCACGATCAACACGCGGGCGGGCGTGCTTGCGACGTTCACCAGCGGGATCGTCGAAGCCGCGCCACAGCCGGGTCGGATCAGCCTTGCAAGCCAATCGGGTGCCTTCGGGTCGCACTGCCTGGCACTGATGCGCGAACGTGGGCTTGCACTCAATCTCTGGGCGACGACGGGCAACCAGTGCGATGTTGAAGTGTCGGACTTCCTCGCCTACATGGCGGCCGATCCGAACACCGACGTCGTCATCGGCAGCATCGAAGGTGTCCGCGACGCCGGTCGCCTGATCGAGGCGTTCGAGATCGCGCAGCGCAACAAGAAGCCGATGATCGTTATGAAGGTCGGCACTTCCGACGCGGGCGCCGCCGCCATGGCGTCGCACACGGCGAGCCTTGCCGGATCGGACGCCGTGTTCGATGCCGTGGCGAAGCGCTATGGCGTCTATCGCGCGACCAGCATCGATGAACTGATGGATGTTGCCTACGCCTGTTCGCGCGGCCACTTGCCGGACAGCGACAGGCTGGGGATTGTCACGGTCTCGGGTGGCGTAGGCGTGCTGATGGCGGATGCCGCTTCCGAAGTCGGGATTGCATTGCCCGAATTGCCGGACAAGACCCAGGGCGACTTGCGCGCGCTGATCCCTTTCGCCGGAACGCGGAACCCAGTCGATGTAACGGCGCAGATCCTGAACGATCCCGACCTGATTGAGCCCATGCTTTCGCTGCTGCTGGAAGCAGGAAACTACGGTTCGGTTATCGTCTTCCTCTCGCATCTCGGACTTAACCCGGCAATCATTGCAAAGCTTCTTCCAGGGCTGAAGCGGGTCTCCAGTCGCTTCCCTGATCGTTACCTCTCAGTGTCGCTGCTCGCGCATGCCGATGTGCGCGCCGAACTGGAAGAGAGCGGCTATACCGTGTTCGAAGACCCGAACCGGGCTGTTCGTGCGGCGAGCGCGCTGGCCCGCTTCAGCGCGAGCTTTGGCGAAGCACGGCCCGAATCGTTGCCTTTGCCCGTTCCTGCAGACGCCCGCGCCGGCGGTCGCTACACCGAAGCGGAAGGCAAGCAGATGCTGGCCGCAGCCGGTATCCCGGTGACGCAGGAAGAGATCGTCACCGACGCAAACGCTGCTGCAAGGGCGGCGGCGCGGATCGGCTTCCCTGTGGTCCTGAAGATCGTTTCGCCGGATATTGCGCATAAGTCGGATGTCGGCGGCGTGTTGCTTAATCTTGCCGACGAAGCGGCGGCCCGCGCAGGCTTCGCGACAATCATGGAGCGTGTCTCGAGCGCGTCACCCGGGTCCCAGCTCGACGGCGTCTTAGTGGCCGCGATGGTTCCCAAGGGGCTCGAGACGGTTTTGGGCGTGGTCAAGGACCCGCTGTTCGGGCCCGTGGTCATGTTTGGGCTCGGCGGCATCTTCGTCGAGGTGCTGCGCGACGTCGTGTTCCGACCAGCACCGTTCGGCGTGGCGGAAGCTCGTGAAATGATCTCGCAAGTCCGTGGCCGCGCGATGTTCGAGGGCGTGCGCGGTGCACCTCCTGCCGACACCGATGCACTGGCCGATGCCTTGTCGAAGCTCTCGCTCTTCGCGGCGGCCAACGCCGAAACTATTGCCTCCGTCGATATCAATCCCTTCCTAGTTCTGCCACGCGGGGAGGGCGCTATCGCGGTCGACGCATTCATCGAAACCGTGGCCGCTGAGGCGGCGCCAGCAGAGACTGTTCTGGTATGA
- a CDS encoding quinone oxidoreductase codes for MTKPETRECWTMMVTSPGPPSVLRWQRGLIAEPTESDVIIRQHAVGLNYHDVYVRSGVYRTMPFPGVPGIEAVGTIEWVGSRVENVSVGDRVGYITGSYGAYTTRRSFPAEWVVPIPDEISFDVAAAALLKGITADMLLTRSQKVAAGSVVVVHAAAGGVGQILTQMARLCGATVIAAAGSTAKADLLHALGCEHVTVYSDGLLGKIVADVSGGTGADIVFDGVGAATFDQSLDCLKSFGQLALFGQASGPVAPIAPARLAAKSLSVWRPIVFHHASELTRYRCSAQRLFEAISSRALTVADPATFPLSEAAAAHDLLEQGATTGSTVLTA; via the coding sequence ATGACGAAACCCGAAACACGCGAATGCTGGACCATGATGGTCACCAGCCCCGGACCGCCCAGCGTTCTGCGCTGGCAACGCGGCCTCATCGCCGAGCCCACCGAGTCCGACGTGATCATTCGACAGCACGCCGTTGGCCTCAACTATCACGACGTATACGTGCGGAGCGGCGTTTACCGAACGATGCCGTTCCCGGGAGTTCCCGGGATCGAAGCTGTTGGCACAATCGAGTGGGTCGGCTCCAGGGTGGAGAATGTCTCTGTCGGCGACCGGGTTGGGTACATAACGGGGAGCTACGGCGCTTATACGACCCGCCGATCATTTCCAGCGGAGTGGGTCGTGCCAATTCCCGACGAGATCTCCTTCGACGTCGCGGCCGCGGCGCTGCTGAAGGGGATCACGGCAGACATGCTTCTGACGAGGTCGCAAAAGGTGGCGGCCGGATCAGTCGTGGTCGTGCATGCCGCCGCAGGTGGGGTTGGGCAGATCCTCACACAGATGGCCAGGCTGTGTGGTGCCACGGTAATCGCAGCGGCCGGCAGCACTGCCAAAGCGGATTTGCTCCATGCGCTCGGGTGCGAGCACGTTACTGTCTATAGTGATGGCCTGCTAGGCAAGATCGTTGCCGACGTAAGCGGAGGCACGGGGGCCGACATCGTGTTCGACGGGGTGGGCGCCGCCACCTTCGATCAATCGCTCGACTGCCTGAAATCATTCGGACAACTTGCCTTATTCGGTCAGGCCTCCGGCCCGGTCGCGCCGATCGCCCCGGCTCGGCTAGCCGCGAAGTCGCTATCCGTGTGGCGCCCAATCGTGTTCCACCATGCAAGTGAGCTAACCCGCTACCGCTGCTCGGCGCAGCGCCTGTTCGAGGCCATCAGCTCGCGCGCGCTGACTGTCGCAGACCCTGCGACTTTCCCGTTGAGCGAGGCAGCGGCCGCCCACGATCTTCTGGAGCAGGGTGCAACAACTGGCTCGACTGTGCTCACGGCCTGA
- a CDS encoding SDR family oxidoreductase → MGLLDGKVALVTGSGRGIGREIALQMAAAGAKVLVNDVGASLQGQGSDTGPGQEVVDTIRSAGGQAELNTGSVADADAARAMVTQAVDTFGQLDIVVNNAGILRDVIFHKMTDEDFDAVIKVHLYGSFNVSRAAATHFRERSTGTFVHMTSTSGLIGGTGQANYMAAKLGIVGLSKSIAIDMKRFGVRSNCISPFAWSRMIGSIPDTPEQAERLKALQSLTPDKIAVAAVWLASDATRDINGQIFAVRKNEIFLMNQHRPMRSVHRDGGWTAEALVEQALPAFKPSLVPLDVTTDVFSWTPI, encoded by the coding sequence ATGGGTTTGCTTGACGGAAAAGTTGCGCTGGTGACCGGCTCGGGCCGGGGCATCGGGCGCGAGATCGCGCTGCAGATGGCGGCCGCGGGCGCCAAGGTTCTCGTCAACGACGTTGGTGCTTCGTTGCAGGGGCAGGGCAGTGACACGGGTCCAGGCCAGGAAGTGGTAGACACGATCCGCTCTGCTGGCGGCCAGGCTGAACTGAATACCGGCAGTGTCGCGGACGCCGATGCAGCACGCGCGATGGTTACGCAGGCGGTTGATACCTTTGGGCAACTCGACATCGTCGTGAACAACGCCGGCATCCTGCGCGATGTCATCTTCCACAAGATGACCGACGAAGATTTTGATGCCGTCATCAAGGTTCACCTTTACGGCAGCTTCAACGTGAGCCGCGCAGCCGCCACGCATTTTCGCGAGCGATCGACCGGCACGTTCGTGCACATGACCTCCACTTCGGGTCTCATTGGTGGCACCGGCCAGGCAAACTACATGGCCGCAAAGCTCGGCATTGTTGGTTTGTCGAAGTCGATCGCAATCGACATGAAGCGCTTCGGCGTGCGTTCGAACTGTATCTCGCCCTTTGCCTGGAGCCGCATGATCGGGTCGATCCCCGACACGCCCGAGCAGGCAGAGCGCCTCAAGGCGCTTCAATCGCTCACGCCCGATAAGATCGCCGTCGCCGCGGTCTGGCTCGCAAGCGATGCCACGCGCGATATCAATGGACAGATCTTCGCGGTGCGCAAGAACGAGATATTCCTGATGAACCAGCACCGGCCCATGCGCTCCGTCCATCGCGACGGCGGCTGGACGGCCGAGGCGCTGGTCGAGCAAGCGTTGCCTGCTTTCAAGCCCTCGCTGGTGCCGCTCGACGTCACCACCGACGTCTTCTCCTGGACGCCGATCTGA
- a CDS encoding MaoC family dehydratase has protein sequence MSTAPAQSATVGFTLPERRFHVTQALISRYADVSGDWNPLHLDPEFAKTTKFGRTIAHGMMTLAFVSQMMRDWAGAAWENQGELAVTFVAPVFAEDEVVVRAEVKESAAGMTLCKVECWVDDRLTLTGEAGIRGEIANG, from the coding sequence ATGAGCACCGCACCGGCTCAGTCCGCCACGGTCGGCTTCACACTGCCCGAGCGCCGCTTCCATGTCACTCAAGCCTTGATCAGTCGGTACGCCGATGTGTCGGGTGACTGGAACCCCCTCCACCTTGATCCAGAGTTTGCCAAGACCACGAAGTTCGGCCGAACCATCGCGCACGGCATGATGACGCTCGCCTTCGTCTCGCAGATGATGCGTGACTGGGCTGGAGCCGCATGGGAAAACCAGGGCGAATTGGCGGTTACCTTCGTCGCACCGGTGTTCGCAGAGGACGAGGTGGTTGTGCGCGCCGAGGTCAAGGAAAGCGCAGCAGGCATGACGCTCTGCAAGGTCGAGTGCTGGGTCGACGACCGCCTGACGCTTACCGGCGAGGCCGGCATCCGTGGAGAGATCGCAAATGGATGA
- a CDS encoding acetyl-CoA acetyltransferase, with protein MDEAVIVGVAEEPLERGMFATPASPLQAQARVAKAALAQAGLTLADVDGLCTANMWGLPGAGMLPTITLSEYLGITPTLHDGSNFGGAAFEAHVAHAALAIERGEADVVLIVYGSAQKSERSRNLAGRPASLTFQYETPWGLPTPAGGYALAAMRHMHEFGTKREDLAEIAVAARGWAALNPRATQRGPLTIDDVLGAPAVSDPLGVLDCCLVTDGAGAVVMTRASHAKSMPVKPIYVRGHGQAATHWTIAAAPDLTRLVPAEIAGKRALEMAGIGLDSIDLVQLYDSFTITVLMTLEALGFCKRGEGAEFVRGGRLAPGGAFPTNTSGGGLSYCHPGMLGIFLLIEAVRQMRGEVEPERQVADVSNVLVHGTGGTLSSGATCILSVN; from the coding sequence ATGGATGAAGCCGTTATCGTCGGCGTGGCCGAGGAACCGCTGGAGCGGGGCATGTTTGCGACGCCCGCTTCGCCGCTGCAGGCGCAGGCCCGCGTCGCCAAGGCGGCGCTGGCTCAGGCCGGACTGACCTTGGCTGACGTCGACGGCCTGTGCACCGCCAACATGTGGGGCTTGCCCGGCGCAGGGATGCTGCCGACGATCACCTTGTCGGAATACCTCGGCATCACGCCGACCTTGCACGACGGGTCCAACTTCGGAGGCGCCGCCTTCGAGGCGCACGTCGCGCACGCGGCGCTGGCGATTGAACGCGGCGAGGCCGATGTCGTGCTGATCGTCTACGGAAGCGCTCAGAAGTCCGAACGGTCTCGCAATCTCGCCGGGCGCCCTGCAAGCCTGACCTTCCAGTACGAGACCCCGTGGGGTCTCCCGACTCCAGCTGGCGGTTACGCACTCGCGGCAATGCGCCACATGCATGAGTTTGGAACCAAGCGCGAAGACCTGGCGGAGATCGCCGTCGCTGCGCGTGGTTGGGCGGCGTTGAACCCGCGCGCGACGCAGCGCGGTCCGCTGACGATCGACGATGTGTTGGGAGCACCTGCCGTCAGCGATCCGCTAGGCGTGCTCGACTGCTGCCTTGTTACCGATGGTGCGGGCGCCGTAGTGATGACCCGCGCGTCGCACGCCAAGTCGATGCCGGTGAAGCCGATATACGTCCGCGGTCACGGGCAAGCTGCCACGCACTGGACGATTGCGGCGGCGCCCGATCTTACGCGGTTGGTGCCAGCCGAGATTGCTGGCAAGCGTGCGCTGGAGATGGCGGGGATCGGCCTCGACTCCATTGATCTGGTCCAGCTCTACGACAGCTTCACCATCACCGTGCTCATGACCCTGGAAGCGCTAGGCTTCTGCAAGCGGGGGGAGGGCGCGGAGTTCGTTCGCGGGGGGCGCCTGGCACCTGGTGGGGCGTTCCCGACCAATACCTCGGGGGGCGGCCTGTCCTATTGCCACCCCGGCATGCTCGGCATCTTCCTGCTGATCGAAGCTGTGCGGCAGATGCGCGGCGAGGTGGAGCCTGAGCGGCAGGTCGCGGACGTTTCGAACGTCCTGGTCCATGGCACGGGGGGCACGCTTTCGAGCGGCGCAACCTGCATCCTTTCGGTGAACTGA
- a CDS encoding acyl-CoA dehydrogenase family protein: MSFEYTDTQQEIREAVRRLCADFGPDYWRDCDHRGDYPEAFVNAMTEAGWLAALIPEEYGGSGLGVLDGCLILQEINRSGGNGASCHAQMYTMASILNHGSEEQKRKYLPRIADGSLRLQAFGVTEPDAGSNTLNIKTFAKRTDEGFVINGQKIWTSRYFQSHLYLLVARTTPLSEVKRKTDGLSLFLVDIAKAGNSLQATPIETMLNHHTNQVFIDNLHVTADDLIGEEGKGFYYLVDSLNSERLLVSSESIGDGQWFVNSASAYASERNVFDRPIGANQGVQFPIARAHMNITAAELMRNNAAMLLDAGKPCAQETLMTKYLATEASWEAAEACMTTFGGYGVATEYHVERKWKEARLFRTAPISNNLVLAQVAQHGLGMPRSY; this comes from the coding sequence ATGAGTTTCGAATATACCGATACGCAGCAGGAAATCCGCGAAGCGGTGCGCCGACTCTGTGCCGATTTCGGCCCGGACTATTGGCGGGATTGCGATCACCGCGGCGACTACCCGGAGGCTTTTGTCAATGCGATGACCGAGGCGGGCTGGCTCGCCGCGCTCATTCCAGAGGAATACGGCGGCTCGGGCCTCGGCGTGCTCGACGGCTGCCTGATCCTGCAAGAGATCAACCGGTCGGGAGGCAACGGCGCGAGCTGCCATGCGCAGATGTACACCATGGCCTCGATCCTCAATCACGGCAGCGAGGAGCAGAAACGCAAGTACCTGCCGCGTATCGCTGATGGCAGCCTCCGCTTGCAGGCGTTCGGCGTCACCGAACCCGATGCCGGCTCGAACACGCTGAACATCAAAACCTTCGCCAAGCGGACCGACGAAGGCTTCGTCATCAACGGCCAGAAGATCTGGACATCGCGTTACTTCCAATCGCACCTCTACCTGCTGGTCGCCCGCACGACTCCGCTGTCCGAAGTGAAGCGAAAGACGGATGGGCTTTCGCTATTCCTCGTCGATATCGCCAAGGCCGGCAACAGCCTGCAGGCGACGCCAATCGAGACGATGCTCAATCATCACACCAATCAGGTGTTCATCGACAACCTGCACGTAACCGCGGATGACTTGATCGGCGAAGAAGGCAAGGGCTTCTACTACCTAGTCGACTCGTTGAACTCTGAGCGCCTGCTCGTTTCGAGTGAATCGATCGGCGACGGGCAGTGGTTCGTCAACTCGGCCTCGGCTTATGCGAGCGAGCGCAACGTGTTCGATCGTCCGATCGGAGCCAATCAGGGCGTGCAATTCCCGATCGCCCGCGCGCACATGAACATCACGGCCGCCGAGCTCATGCGCAACAACGCTGCGATGCTGCTCGATGCAGGCAAGCCTTGCGCGCAAGAGACCTTGATGACCAAATATCTTGCGACCGAAGCGAGTTGGGAAGCCGCGGAGGCCTGCATGACGACGTTCGGCGGCTACGGTGTTGCCACCGAGTACCATGTCGAGCGCAAGTGGAAGGAAGCGCGCTTGTTCCGGACAGCCCCAATCTCCAACAACCTCGTCCTTGCTCAGGTTGCCCAGCACGGCCTCGGCATGCCGCGCTCGTACTGA
- a CDS encoding MaoC family dehydratase, with amino-acid sequence MKQEVVDAYREIGGGTASADATIAPPTLAAVYIRPAQNALNGPPGGIHAKQRFEFRVPVKVGDTLDTVLEVQELYERNGRNFVVSETRTTNQDGAVVCIGRLTQVWGQEL; translated from the coding sequence GTGAAGCAAGAAGTCGTGGACGCCTATCGCGAGATCGGCGGCGGGACGGCAAGTGCAGACGCCACCATTGCGCCACCGACGTTGGCGGCGGTCTATATTCGCCCCGCCCAAAACGCGCTGAACGGCCCTCCCGGCGGCATTCATGCCAAGCAACGCTTCGAGTTTCGCGTCCCGGTCAAGGTCGGTGACACGCTCGACACCGTCCTCGAAGTTCAGGAATTGTACGAGCGAAATGGGCGCAACTTCGTCGTGAGCGAAACACGCACGACCAACCAGGACGGTGCGGTGGTCTGCATCGGCCGTCTCACTCAGGTTTGGGGGCAGGAGTTATGA
- a CDS encoding CaiB/BaiF CoA-transferase family protein: MAQGILAGLTVIDLTQNVAGPFCSQALGDLGATIIKVERPGAGDDTRAWSPPSVGRHSSTFLALNRNKSSICIDVDTVEGQRLLGELAATADIFLHSMKPGSAERRGLGWEDLRKINPKLVYAAISAFGSAGPLSSLPGYDPLMQAFTGVMSTTGNEGEDPVRVGVSLIDMGTGMWAAIGILSSLLARVQTGEGANVEASLLDTGVGWMSVFVSNFGASGQVPKKMGSAMAMTVPYELFSAADGSVFIAAGNDRLFAKVCKGLGAPALSEDARFRTNPDRVHHRQELHAELTKLVSSKSVADVVEALRDAGAPCSEMNTVDKMLEHPQIAAAGIVKPLPVADHADHRVVALPVKIDGARGARFEQPPELGADTDSILAALGYDPEQVAALRASGAIA, translated from the coding sequence ATGGCTCAAGGCATCTTGGCGGGTTTGACGGTGATCGACCTAACTCAGAACGTAGCCGGCCCGTTTTGCAGTCAGGCGCTTGGTGACCTGGGAGCAACCATCATCAAGGTGGAACGTCCCGGTGCGGGCGATGACACGCGCGCTTGGTCTCCGCCATCGGTGGGGCGACACTCGTCGACCTTCCTTGCGCTGAACCGCAACAAGTCGAGCATATGCATCGATGTCGACACGGTTGAAGGGCAGCGCTTGCTCGGAGAGCTTGCCGCCACGGCGGACATCTTCCTGCACTCGATGAAGCCCGGCAGCGCCGAGCGTCGCGGTCTGGGCTGGGAAGACCTGCGCAAGATCAATCCCAAGCTCGTCTATGCAGCAATCAGCGCATTCGGATCGGCCGGGCCTCTGAGCAGCTTGCCGGGCTACGATCCGCTGATGCAGGCGTTCACCGGCGTCATGAGCACCACCGGCAACGAGGGCGAGGACCCTGTCCGCGTGGGCGTGTCGCTGATCGACATGGGTACCGGCATGTGGGCAGCGATCGGTATCCTCTCCTCGCTTCTCGCCAGAGTGCAGACCGGAGAGGGCGCCAATGTGGAAGCCAGTCTGCTCGACACCGGCGTGGGCTGGATGAGCGTCTTCGTGTCGAACTTCGGCGCGTCTGGCCAAGTACCGAAGAAGATGGGCTCGGCGATGGCCATGACCGTGCCGTACGAACTCTTCTCTGCAGCTGATGGCTCGGTGTTCATCGCCGCCGGCAACGATCGCCTTTTCGCAAAGGTCTGTAAGGGCCTCGGCGCGCCCGCATTGAGTGAAGACGCTCGATTCCGGACCAATCCCGATCGCGTCCACCACCGCCAGGAGCTCCACGCCGAACTGACCAAGCTGGTCAGCAGCAAGTCGGTTGCCGATGTCGTCGAGGCCCTGCGTGATGCCGGAGCGCCGTGCAGCGAGATGAACACGGTCGACAAGATGCTGGAGCATCCGCAAATCGCCGCGGCTGGCATCGTCAAGCCGCTGCCGGTAGCGGACCACGCCGACCATCGCGTGGTCGCGTTGCCCGTCAAGATCGACGGCGCACGCGGCGCGCGCTTCGAACAGCCGCCCGAGCTGGGTGCGGACACGGACTCGATCCTGGCCGCCCTTGGCTACGATCCCGAACAAGTCGCTGCGCTTCGCGCCAGCGGTGCTATCGCATAA